CCAGCAACGCCCGGGTCGCTATAACATTTACCTAGACGGTGAATACGCCTTTCCCGTGAGTGAGGAGGTCTTAATTCAGTACCATCTCTTTAAGGCACAAACGCTGACAAAGGCGTTGGTACAAACGATTCAGGCAGCAGATCAACAGTCAAAACTGTTTGCCAAGGCCGTTGACTTCATTTCGTATCAGAGTCGTACGGAAGCAGAAGTCCGTACCAAATTACAGGGGTTGTCTGAGGATGCGGATCAAGTTGAGGCCGTTTTAACGCACCTGCAACAACTAGACCTTATTAATGACCAGCAGTACGCCCAACGTTACGTGCAGCAAGCAGCTTTAGCAGGCAAGAAAGGGCCAACCGCAGCCGTTCGCTACCTAATGCAAAAGGGAATTAGTGAAGATTTAGCGCAAACGATGGTGGCCCAGTTTTATGCGGAGGACCGAGCGGCAACAAACGCACGGCCATTGGCGCAAAAAGCGTTTGACCAGTATGCACGTTACCCATATAATAAAAGAATTGAGAAGACCAAGTTGAGTTTAGTCCGGAAGGGGTTTTCCTTTGCAACGATTGACGAAGCTATTACTGAACTAGACGATACGGTGGATGAGACTGAACAAACTGCGTTATTGGAAAAGGCGGGAAACAAGGCCTGGCATCGTTATCGCGGAGCTGAACGGTTTCAAAGAGTGCAAAAGGTCAAGCAAGCACTCATGCGGCAGGGTTTTTCCTTCGCTGACATTGACCAATTTTTAGATAACATAGAGGAGTAGCAATGAAAAACGTGAAAGGCAACCGACTACTATTTTGGACGCTCGAAGTCCTTCTGGTGGTCGCCATTATTTATGGTTGTACCAAAATTGATTTTATTTTTCGACCCATTGGGATTTTTATTTCGACCATCTTCGCTCCGTTATTAATCGCGGGCTTTTTGTACTACATGTTAAACCCAATTTTGGAACTTTTGATGAAGGTTCCGATTACTAAAACCAAACGGATTAGTCGTTCGGGAGGGACTGCCATTATTTTTGTGGTTCTATTGGGATTGATTGTTTTCTTGTTGGTTTCTTTTATTCCTCGGCTAGTGTCGCAAATTGCAAACATGGCTAGCAACATGCCCCAGTTTGCCGCCCACCAAGAGGAATCTTTAACTAAACTAACGAAGCATGGCTTTTTAAAGAACATTAACTGGGATCCAATTATTGCTAAGGTTCAGAGTGAGTACTCTGCTTATCTCAAAACGTTACTAGCCCATTTGTCGTCTAGTGCTGGGAATATTATTTCAATGGCTGCCAGCGTGGTCGTAACCATCATTACGGCACCAATTATTTTGTTCTACATGCTTAAGGATGGGGATAAATTAGTGCCTAGCCTTGAAAAGATGTTACCCGGTCTGTCCGACAGACACCGCAAACAAACCCGGATTTTATTAAGAAAAATGAACCAAACCCTTTCCCACTACATTGGTGGTCAGGTGATTGAATGTCTATTTGTGGGAACGTTTACTTCGATTGGTTATTTTCTAATCGGTCAAAAATATGCCCTGCTTCTCGGAGTGTTTGCGGGATTTTGTAACCTGATTCCATACGTGGGTCCCTACATTGGGATTTTACCAGCGCTTTTGGTGGCCATTACGGTGAGTCCAGTGCAAGCCATCTGGACGATTGTGGTGGTGATCATCGTGCAACAAGTTGATGGAAACTTCGTATACCCGAATGTGATTGGGAAGAGTTTGAACATTCATCCGTTAACCATCATTATTATCCTGTTAGCGGCCGGAAACATTGCCGGACTGTTAGGAATGATTTTGGCAATTCCAATTTATGCCATCGTCAAAGTCGTGATTGGCTTCTTTTATCACATTTGGCAATTACAACATGATGAACATTAACCAAAAAATCCGGATTTCCGGATTTTTTTGCTAGTTGACTAGAAGATCATTGTAACAGGAGGAAAAGATGCAAAAACAACAGTTACAGGCAGAGGTAGATAAGCGTCGGACCTTTGCAATTATTTCGCACCCGGATGCTGGGAAAACCACGATTACCGAGCAGTTACTCCTGTTTGGAGGAATCGTCCGGGAAGCCGGAACCGTTAAGGCCAAGAAGAGTGGGAACTTTGCCAAATCGGATTGGATGGAAATTGAACAAAAACGGGGGATTTCCGTGACAAGTTCGGTGATGCAGTTTGATTATGCGGGTAAGCGAGTTAACATTTTGGATACACCCGGACACGAAGATTTTTCGGAAGATACCTACCGAACTCTGATGGCCGTTGATTCAGCCGTGATGGTGATTGACGCCGCCAAGGGGATTGAGCCCCAGACCAAGAAACTCTTTCAAATTTGTAAGATGCGGGGGATTCCCATCTTTACCTTTATGAACAAGTTGGACCGGGATAGCCGACCACCGATGGAACTGGTGGATCAACTCGAAGACGTACTGGGCATTGAAGCATATCCGATGAACTGGCCAATCGGATCAGGGCGAATTTTCAAGGGTCTGTATGACCGTTACAACCACCGAATTGAAAAATTCCAACCGGAATCAGACGGGCGGACGTTCTTACCACTCAACGACGACGGTGAAATTACGGAACCCAATGATTTAGCGGGCGACGACATTTATCAAGAAGCCAAAGATGAGATGGACTTGATTTCTGAAGCGGGGAACCAGTTTGATCCAGAAAAAATTGCACATGGGGACCAAACACCGGTCTTCTTTGGTTCGGCCTTAGTGAACTTTGGGGTGCAAACCTTTTTAGATGCGTACCTGAAGTTAGCCCCGGCTCCTGGACCTCACCGGACGACTGATGGGACCAAGGTGGAACCTACGGCCGATGAATTTTCAGGCTTTGCCTTTAAGATTCAGGCCAACATGAATCCGCAACACCGGGATCGGATTGCGTTTGTTCGGATTTGTTCGGGTGAATTTACTCGAGGGATGGACGTGACCTTAAATCGGACCCAAAAAGCGATTCGACTCTCGAATGTGACCGAATTTATGGCGAACACGCGTGAAAACGTGCAGACTGCGGTTGCTGGTGATATCATTGGGTTGTACGATACCGGAAACTTTCAAATTGGAGATACGATTTACACCGGAAAACAGGCATTGCAGTTTGAAAAGTTGCCACAGTTTACCCCGGAACTCTTCATGCGGGTTTCTCCCAAGAACGTAATGAAACAGAAGTCCTTTCACAAGGGAATTCAACAGTTGGTTCAGGAAGGAGCCATTCAACTCTATACCACCTACGATACCGGTCAATACATTTTAGGGGCCGTGGGACAACTGCAGTTTGATGTCTTTCAGTTCCGGATGCAAAACGAGTACAACTCGGACGTCTTAATGGAACCAATGGGACATAAGATTGCGTGTTGGATTGATCCAGATCAACTGGATGAAAAGATGTCTTCTTCACGAAACATTTTGGTGAAGGACTTGCAGGGAGATCCGCTATTCCTCTTTGAAAATCAATTTGCGGAACGCTGGTTCCAAAGTAAGTATCCGGATGTGAAGTTAACGGCGAAGTTATAAGCAACGGAGGGGTTTTATCATGAAACATTTATCAGCATGTACCAGTGTGATGGTCGGGAAGAATGCCAGTGTGGACGGATCTACCATGATTGCACGAAACGATGATACGTTTTTACCCCTGACACCCCAACGATTTACGGTCGTGCCAGCGTACCACCAATCAAACAAGACCTGGCAATCTAACCAAAATGATTTTAGGATGGGGTTGCCCACGGATGGATATCGGTATTTAGCGACGCCCAATGCAGACGTGGAGCACGCCGGCGTGTTTGCTGAAAGCGGATTTAACGAAAAAAACGTGGCGATGAGTGCTACCGAAAGTGTCTATGGGAATCCCCGGGCATTGTCACACGATCCATGGGTTCCGAATGGAATCGCCGAAGATTCCCTCCAATCAGTGGTATTACCTTACATTAATTCCGCGCGCGAAGGGGTAGAATACCTCGGTAACCTGATTAAGCAATATGGCTCTCCCGAAGGAAACGGGGTGCTATTTGCAGATGCCAATGACGTGTGGTACATGGAAATCGTAACGGGACACCACTGGGTGGCTGAACGGATTCCTGATGATTGCTACGCCGTGGTTGCCAACCAAGTTGCCATTCAAGAGGTTGACTTTGATGATTCAGGTCAATTCATGTATTCAGACGGAATTCAAGAATTTGTCGAGAAGTACCATTTAAATCCAACGGTGGACGACGGTTTTAATTTCCGCAGAATCTTTGGGACTTGCAACGAAAAGGACCGCCACTACAACACGCCTCGGGTTTGGTACGGACAAAAGATTCTTAATCCTGAGGTAGAACAGTCACCGGTGTCTAACGATTTACCATTCTTGCGCAAGTCCAGTCGGAAAATCACGGTGATGGACGTGGAAAGCATCTTAAGTTCCCATTACAACGAAACAGACTATGATCCGTTAGGCAATGGACCCAAGGAATTAAAGACGAAGTTCCGGCCGGTCTCCATGAACCGGACGCAAAATTCACACGTGTTGCAATTCCGTAATGACGCCGAGAATCCGCAGTGGGCGGCAATTATGTGGCTAAACTTTGGAGTACCGGCCTTTAGTCCGTATGTGCCGTTCTTTGCAAACGTTGAGCACACCCCAGCAACCTACGAAACTACGCCGTTAACGATGGATGATCAAAGTGCGTACTGGATGTACCGGAAACTGTCGATGATTGTAGAATCACATTATCCGCAGTTTATCCAAATGGCCCGGGATTTTAAGACAGAAGCCAACCAGATGTTCTTAACCCACTTGGAAAACACCATCTACCAAGCCCGGCACCTGGAAGAAGCGGAAGTTCCGACTTTCTTGGAAAAACAAAATCAGAGTTTAACAAACGAAATGCGCGATCGGGTGCACGAGTTTATGAACACCCTGATGTCTAAGGGCTTAACCCTATCGAAGTTAACCTATGACATGGATAAAAATTTGTAAGCACAAAGGCTTCAGCTAGCAGCTGAAGCCTTTTTTGGTGCGCTTAGATTGAAATTTTAACCACAAAAAAACCCGTAACTCATCAGAGCTGCGGGTTTTGCGGTCATTATTGAGCGGCAACGTGAATTTGATCGTCCTCAACATCGGCTACCAATTTCTTGGTGTCTGGGTGGTCTAAGAGGTATCCCGCCGTTGGGTCTTCAATTTGTTCTTGAATGACCCGCCGTAATGGCCGTGCTCCCATGGCTGGATCGTAACCTAATTCCACTAATTTTTGCTTAGCAGGTTGGGTAACCGCCACGTTAATACCAGCGTCTTGCAGGTTCTGGTTCATGTCATCTAACATGAGGTCCACAATCTTAACTAAGTTGCTCTGACTTAACTGGTTAAACTCAACGATGCCGTCAAACCGGTTCAAGAATTCCGGTTTGAAGTAAGCACCCAGTTTGTCTAAGACAGAGTGAGTCTTGCCACTTGCTTCAGCACCAAAGCCGACGTTTGAACCAGCGTTGGTCCCGGCGTTACTGGTCATGATGATGACCGTGTCCTTAAAGGAAACCGTCCGACCTTGCGAATCGGTTAACCGACCGTCATCTAACACCTGTAAGAAGGTGTGCAGAACGTCTGGATGAGCTTTTTCAATTTCATCGAACAGAATCAAGCTGTATGGGTGTCGCCGGACTTTTTCGGTTAGCTGACCGGCTTCGTCGTATCCAACGTAACCCGGTGCCGCTCCAATTAACTTGGCAACCGATTGTGGTTCTCGGTATTCAGACATGTCAAACCGAATCAAAGCATCCTTGGAGCCAAAGAGCTGGTTGGCTAATTGTTTAGCTAACTCGGTCTTTCCGACTCCGGTTGGTCCGACGAAGAGGAAGGATCCAATCGGACGACCAGACTTGTTGAAGCCGATTCGGTTTCTCTGAATGGCCTTGGCCACTTGGGAAACCGCTTGGTTTTGTCCAATCACGTGCTCCTCTAGGTTGTGATCTAACTGTTTGAGTTGTTCTTTTTCTTGGTCTTCCAAGTCACCTACGGGAATGTCAGTAATTTCTTCGACCACTTGTTGCATGTCTTTTTCCGTAACCGTGTTGTTATTGGTGTTGTAGTTTTTCGCCCCCCGCTCCCGTTTGGCTTCTAGCTGTTTTTCTTGATCGCGGTAGAAAGCAGCTTGTTCGTAATCTTCCTTATGAAGAGCAGCTTCCTTTTGCTTCTCCGCTTGGGCAATCTCTTTTTCAATCGCCTGGGGGTCAATGATGTTGAGCGTTAAGTTCTTTCGTGAGCCCGTTTCGTCCATTAAATCGATGGCCTTATCTGGTAAGAACCGATCGTGAATGTAACGGTTGGAAAGGTTCACGGCTGCTTCGATGGCCTTATCCGTGTAGTGAACGAGGTGGTAATCTTCGTAGTTCTTTTGCAAGCCCCGTAAAATCTTAATGGCTTGTTCTTGACTTGGTTCGTTGACCATAATTGGTTGGAACCGCCGGGCCAGGGCTGAATCTTTTTCAATTTCGCGGTATTCTTTGAGCGTGGTGGAACCAATTAACTGAAAGTCACCTCTGGCTAGGGATGGTTTCAAAACGTTACCGGCATCCAAGCCACCTTCAGAATTACCTGCTCCAATGATTTCATGAATTTCATCAATGAAGAGAATAATGTTGGGATCAGCTTTGACCTCTTTAATTAGTTGTTGCATTTTCTTTTCAAATTGACCTCTAATTCCGGTTCCTTGAATAATCGAAACCATGTCAATCTGAATGATCCGCTTGCTTTGCAATTTCTGCGGTACCGTTCCATCGGCAATTTTTTGGGCTAAGCCTTCCACAATCGCCGTTTTTCCGACTCCCGCTTCTCCAATTAAAACAGGGTTATTCTTAGAACGTCGGTTTAAGACCTCAATGGCCCGGGCTGTCTGTTCATCCCGGCCAATCACAGGATCTAACTTTCCTGCCCGTGCGAGTTTGGTTAAATCAGTTCCGTAAGTTGCTAAAATTCCTTTTTGACCGTTGTTACCGTTACTGCTTTGCGTTCCGGTAGCCCCGTTTTGATTACTTCCTTGCATGGAGCGAATTAAATCATCAAGATTTCCAAATCCGTATGCACCTTGTTGTCCTTCCATGGTACAACCTCCTTTTGATCAATGATCATTTTTGACCTTTGTTGACTTTTATTTGTGTTTATTATTATACTCACCTCGAGTTTGGTTTCAAGGATTTACATCTCTGGGAAAATTGGTGAGCAACTATGGTAAAATAAATGAGGAAACGGAAAGGAAGCGAATCCAATCGAAGCAACGAAGGAAGCGTTTACAGAACAACTAGAACAGCTGCAAAACGGAACCATTCAGGAGCTCACCGTGCAACCGGATCAGTTCTTTGTTTTCCAGCAGGCTTTTATGGATTATCCGACGCGCAAACGAGTAGTGGGGACCGCGTTTGAAAACGGCGTGGTGGTGTACCACTATGCAGCGGATAATTAAGGAAAGCTTAATAATCTGCGCTAAGGCGCAAAAACTTGTATTTTGACCGATATATTGGTACTCTTAGAGTATAAATATGGTTAACAAAGGGGTGCGTTTATTATGGAAAAACGTCAATTTAAAATCACTGCAGAAACTGGGATTCATGCTCGTCCGGCTACTTTTTTGGTGCAAACCGCTAGTAAATTCGACTCTAACATTACGCTAGAATACGAAGATAAGACGGTGAACCTGAAGTCTATCATGGGAGTTATGTCACTTGGGGTCGGCCAAAACGCAGTGATTACCATTACTGCTGATGGTGACGATGCTAAGGATGCTTTAGAAGCTATCGCTAAAACCATGAAAGAAGAAGGATTAATCGAATAGTCGATTTTGAGGTTCCAAGAGTTGCTCCGGCAACTCTTTTTCTTTAGGGTCATAGTTTGCAAACTACCTGGGAAACCAATATAATTTAGTTGTTTATCGTCAATTTGAAAGGGAGAACCGGCGCTTGAATATCGGCTTATTTACAGATACATATTTCCCCCAAGTTAGTGGAGTGGCAACTTCCATTAAAACGTTAAAGGATGAATTAGAACGACGGGGCAATCATGTCTATATTTTTACGACCACAGACCCAAATGCGGATGAGGAACGGGAAGCAGGCATTTATCGCTTTTCTAGCATTCCATTTATTTCGTTTACAGAACGACGGATTGCAGTTCGGGGGCTTTTTCAGGCCACCCAAATTGCGAAGGGATTAAATCTAGACCTGGTGCACACCCAAACTGAGTTTTCGATGGGAGTGATTGGCAAGTTTGTGGCGCGTAATCTTAACATTCCATGTGTGCACACGTACCACACCATGTACGAAGATTACCTTCATTACGTGGCCAACGGTCATTTACTTAAACCAATTCACGTTAAAGAGGGGACGCTGGCCTTTTGCCGTCATTTAGATGGGATTGTAGCCCCAAGTAAACGCGTGCTAGATAAACTAACTGACTATGGCGTAAAAAGTCCAATTCGCATCATTCCAACGGGAGTCGATTTACATCATTATGAAGATGGCGGGAATGTAGCAGAATTACGGAAGAAACTGGGAATCACTCCAGACCAACCAGTTTTACTGTCGTTAAGTCGATTAGCGTATGAAAAAGACATTGATACGTTGATTGGGCAAATGCCGACGATTCTAGAAGCGGTTCCGGATGCCCATCTTGTCATTGTGGGGGACGGACCAGCAGCAGATGATTTGCACCAACAGGTGGCTCGGTCTGGCTTGCAAGCCCATGTGACTTTTGCCGGTGAGATCAATAATCAAAAGGTCAACGCCTACTATCGAATGGCGGATTTATTTGTGTCAACGTCGAACTCTGAATCTCAGGGATTAACCTATATTGAAGCGATGGCCGCCGATACCAAAGTAGTGGTGGCTGCTAGTCCCTATACGAATGATTTGATTACTGATCCATCTTTAGGGAAAACGTTCACCACGTTAACAGAATTTAGTAACGATGTGATTGAATACCTACAGCATCCCACTGCTTACTTGGATAACTCTGAACTACGGCAGCAAAAATTGCATGACATTTCGGCCGATTACTTTGTGGATCAAATCGAAAGTTTTTATCGCGACGTTGTAGACCGTTACGTTAGCACTGACGATAAGGAGTAGAATGACGATGCTCAAAATTGACATGTTTTCAACGGCGACCAAAGTCAAAGGTCAGGGAGTAGGAAGCGCCTATCTGGAATTAATCCGGTTATTACGTGACCGTTTTCCGACGGAATTTCAAATTGAAGTGAACCAGTATCGTCCTGCTGATATTAGTCACTATCACACCATTAATCCTACTTTTTACCTGTCGACGTTTAGTAAACATCGGGGGCGTAAAATTGGCTACGTGCACTTTCTGCCAGAAACTCTGGAGGAAAGTTTGCAACTACCCCTGGGAATTAAGCAATTGTTTTATCGGTATGTGATTGCATTTTACAAACGGATGGATCAAATTGTGGTGGTGAATCCGACCTTTATTCCCGAATTGGAAAAGTATGGGATTTCAGCCAAACGAGTAACTTACATTCCGAATTTTGTAAGCAAGACGGAATTCCATCCGGTATCACCAAATCAGAAGCAAAGATTGCGTGATCAATATGGTTACGATCAGCATCGCTTCACGGTAATTTGTACGGGACAAGTACAAACCCGAAAGGGCGTGTTAGATTTTGCCAAGCTGGCTCAGGCAAATCCGATGTACCAATTTATCTGGGTGGGCGGTTTTTCGTTTGGTGGCATGACTGCAGGTTATTCAGAACTCAAAAAGTTGGTTGAAAATCCACCGGCGAACCTGAGTTTTCCGGGGATTGTGGACCGCAAGCAGCTGGTTGACTACTATGATTTGGCGGATGTCTTTTTACTGCCATCCTATAATGAGCTATTTCCAATGTCAGTGTTAGAAGCCTTTTCTTGCGGGTTGCCGGTGATTTTACGGGATTTACCGCTATACCAACAAATCATTGCTGGTTATTATGCGCCTGCTAAGGATGAGCCAGATATGAATCAGTGGTTACATCAATTGGCGGATGATCCTGAGCAGTTGGCGGAGTATGTTCATAAAGCAGAAACGGCTTCTGATTATTATTCTGAGGATCACTTAGCCCAGATTTGGCATGATTTTTACATCCAGCAAGCCCAAATACAGGCGGAAAACGGGAGGTCTCATGTCCAGAAGAAATAAAATTTCGTTACTACTCATGGTGGCCATTGGATTGCTAATCTCGTGGTACGCTGTGCGTGACATTAAATTTAGCGTGCTAATTAATGACCTTTCTTCCGTCAACTTAGGGTGGCTAACCGTCGCTCTGGGTTGTATTTTACTGTATTTTTTCTTTGAATCGGTCGTGACCTATCTTTTGGTGAAGAGTAGTACGCCAACATTTTCGTTTCGGGATGCAATTCGGGTTCCCCTGGTTGAACAACTCTTTAACGGGATTACTCCGTTTTCTAGTGGGGGTCAACCTGCGCAATTGGTGGTGCTCCTTCAAGCTGGTGTTGATGGAGGGAAGGCCAGCTCGGCCCTGTTAATGAAGTTTGTCATCTATCAAGCAATGATTGTCCTGAATTTTGTGGTGAGCTTGATCATTGGCTTTCGCTACCTGGTTGATACTGTCCACTCGTTAGCTATTTTTGTAGTGTTCGGGTTTTTGATTCACCTGGTGGTGATTGTGGGACTGTTGATGATCATGTACTGGTATTCGATGACAAAAAAGCTAGTCAACGGCTGTTTTAAAGTGGTGGGCTGGTTTGTCAACGAAAACAAATACCAACGTTGGAAACGAACTTTGAACCAAAAAATTGATAATTTCCACGATGAAAGTATTCGGATTGGGCACGAAGGGAAACTAATGGCCAAGGTCTGCATCTTGACCTTTTTACAACTGTTTTTCTACTACCTCATTCCGTATTTTGTGATGCTGTCGTTAGGTTATCATAATGCGAACGTCGTAATGGTTACTAGCCTGGACGTTTTGATCTTCTTAGTAATTTCAATGTTTCCTATTCCGGGAGGAGCGGGGGGAGCCGAATATAGCTTTGAAAAGTTATTCCGTAGCTACATTCATAGCTCCAGCAAATTAGCGTTGGCCATGATTTTATGGCGATTATTGACCTACTATCTCGGTCTGTTCTTAGGGCTGGTTGCCTTGATGATCAAGCCCCGGCGCGTTCACGCGCAAAATAATAAAGCGGAAAGTATGGAGGAATAAGCATGGCTGCTTTTTGGAAGCGAATCCGCCAATTTTTTAATACAACGATTGGATTTTACGTCCTGGTTGTCTTACTGTTTTGGCTGAAAACTTATTATTGTTATAAAACGGACTTTACCC
This genomic stretch from Fructilactobacillus carniphilus harbors:
- a CDS encoding glycosyltransferase family 4 protein, with product MLKIDMFSTATKVKGQGVGSAYLELIRLLRDRFPTEFQIEVNQYRPADISHYHTINPTFYLSTFSKHRGRKIGYVHFLPETLEESLQLPLGIKQLFYRYVIAFYKRMDQIVVVNPTFIPELEKYGISAKRVTYIPNFVSKTEFHPVSPNQKQRLRDQYGYDQHRFTVICTGQVQTRKGVLDFAKLAQANPMYQFIWVGGFSFGGMTAGYSELKKLVENPPANLSFPGIVDRKQLVDYYDLADVFLLPSYNELFPMSVLEAFSCGLPVILRDLPLYQQIIAGYYAPAKDEPDMNQWLHQLADDPEQLAEYVHKAETASDYYSEDHLAQIWHDFYIQQAQIQAENGRSHVQKK
- a CDS encoding phosphocarrier protein HPr — protein: MEKRQFKITAETGIHARPATFLVQTASKFDSNITLEYEDKTVNLKSIMGVMSLGVGQNAVITITADGDDAKDALEAIAKTMKEEGLIE
- a CDS encoding glycosyltransferase family 4 protein; its protein translation is MNIGLFTDTYFPQVSGVATSIKTLKDELERRGNHVYIFTTTDPNADEEREAGIYRFSSIPFISFTERRIAVRGLFQATQIAKGLNLDLVHTQTEFSMGVIGKFVARNLNIPCVHTYHTMYEDYLHYVANGHLLKPIHVKEGTLAFCRHLDGIVAPSKRVLDKLTDYGVKSPIRIIPTGVDLHHYEDGGNVAELRKKLGITPDQPVLLSLSRLAYEKDIDTLIGQMPTILEAVPDAHLVIVGDGPAADDLHQQVARSGLQAHVTFAGEINNQKVNAYYRMADLFVSTSNSESQGLTYIEAMAADTKVVVAASPYTNDLITDPSLGKTFTTLTEFSNDVIEYLQHPTAYLDNSELRQQKLHDISADYFVDQIESFYRDVVDRYVSTDDKE
- a CDS encoding peptide chain release factor 3, with amino-acid sequence MQKQQLQAEVDKRRTFAIISHPDAGKTTITEQLLLFGGIVREAGTVKAKKSGNFAKSDWMEIEQKRGISVTSSVMQFDYAGKRVNILDTPGHEDFSEDTYRTLMAVDSAVMVIDAAKGIEPQTKKLFQICKMRGIPIFTFMNKLDRDSRPPMELVDQLEDVLGIEAYPMNWPIGSGRIFKGLYDRYNHRIEKFQPESDGRTFLPLNDDGEITEPNDLAGDDIYQEAKDEMDLISEAGNQFDPEKIAHGDQTPVFFGSALVNFGVQTFLDAYLKLAPAPGPHRTTDGTKVEPTADEFSGFAFKIQANMNPQHRDRIAFVRICSGEFTRGMDVTLNRTQKAIRLSNVTEFMANTRENVQTAVAGDIIGLYDTGNFQIGDTIYTGKQALQFEKLPQFTPELFMRVSPKNVMKQKSFHKGIQQLVQEGAIQLYTTYDTGQYILGAVGQLQFDVFQFRMQNEYNSDVLMEPMGHKIACWIDPDQLDEKMSSSRNILVKDLQGDPLFLFENQFAERWFQSKYPDVKLTAKL
- a CDS encoding lysylphosphatidylglycerol synthase transmembrane domain-containing protein, yielding MSRRNKISLLLMVAIGLLISWYAVRDIKFSVLINDLSSVNLGWLTVALGCILLYFFFESVVTYLLVKSSTPTFSFRDAIRVPLVEQLFNGITPFSSGGQPAQLVVLLQAGVDGGKASSALLMKFVIYQAMIVLNFVVSLIIGFRYLVDTVHSLAIFVVFGFLIHLVVIVGLLMIMYWYSMTKKLVNGCFKVVGWFVNENKYQRWKRTLNQKIDNFHDESIRIGHEGKLMAKVCILTFLQLFFYYLIPYFVMLSLGYHNANVVMVTSLDVLIFLVISMFPIPGGAGGAEYSFEKLFRSYIHSSSKLALAMILWRLLTYYLGLFLGLVALMIKPRRVHAQNNKAESMEE
- a CDS encoding ATP-dependent Clp protease ATP-binding subunit, whose product is MEGQQGAYGFGNLDDLIRSMQGSNQNGATGTQSSNGNNGQKGILATYGTDLTKLARAGKLDPVIGRDEQTARAIEVLNRRSKNNPVLIGEAGVGKTAIVEGLAQKIADGTVPQKLQSKRIIQIDMVSIIQGTGIRGQFEKKMQQLIKEVKADPNIILFIDEIHEIIGAGNSEGGLDAGNVLKPSLARGDFQLIGSTTLKEYREIEKDSALARRFQPIMVNEPSQEQAIKILRGLQKNYEDYHLVHYTDKAIEAAVNLSNRYIHDRFLPDKAIDLMDETGSRKNLTLNIIDPQAIEKEIAQAEKQKEAALHKEDYEQAAFYRDQEKQLEAKRERGAKNYNTNNNTVTEKDMQQVVEEITDIPVGDLEDQEKEQLKQLDHNLEEHVIGQNQAVSQVAKAIQRNRIGFNKSGRPIGSFLFVGPTGVGKTELAKQLANQLFGSKDALIRFDMSEYREPQSVAKLIGAAPGYVGYDEAGQLTEKVRRHPYSLILFDEIEKAHPDVLHTFLQVLDDGRLTDSQGRTVSFKDTVIIMTSNAGTNAGSNVGFGAEASGKTHSVLDKLGAYFKPEFLNRFDGIVEFNQLSQSNLVKIVDLMLDDMNQNLQDAGINVAVTQPAKQKLVELGYDPAMGARPLRRVIQEQIEDPTAGYLLDHPDTKKLVADVEDDQIHVAAQ
- a CDS encoding C69 family dipeptidase, which codes for MKHLSACTSVMVGKNASVDGSTMIARNDDTFLPLTPQRFTVVPAYHQSNKTWQSNQNDFRMGLPTDGYRYLATPNADVEHAGVFAESGFNEKNVAMSATESVYGNPRALSHDPWVPNGIAEDSLQSVVLPYINSAREGVEYLGNLIKQYGSPEGNGVLFADANDVWYMEIVTGHHWVAERIPDDCYAVVANQVAIQEVDFDDSGQFMYSDGIQEFVEKYHLNPTVDDGFNFRRIFGTCNEKDRHYNTPRVWYGQKILNPEVEQSPVSNDLPFLRKSSRKITVMDVESILSSHYNETDYDPLGNGPKELKTKFRPVSMNRTQNSHVLQFRNDAENPQWAAIMWLNFGVPAFSPYVPFFANVEHTPATYETTPLTMDDQSAYWMYRKLSMIVESHYPQFIQMARDFKTEANQMFLTHLENTIYQARHLEEAEVPTFLEKQNQSLTNEMRDRVHEFMNTLMSKGLTLSKLTYDMDKNL
- the recX gene encoding recombination regulator RecX, translated to MAEQSQLHKVTKVEAQQRPGRYNIYLDGEYAFPVSEEVLIQYHLFKAQTLTKALVQTIQAADQQSKLFAKAVDFISYQSRTEAEVRTKLQGLSEDADQVEAVLTHLQQLDLINDQQYAQRYVQQAALAGKKGPTAAVRYLMQKGISEDLAQTMVAQFYAEDRAATNARPLAQKAFDQYARYPYNKRIEKTKLSLVRKGFSFATIDEAITELDDTVDETEQTALLEKAGNKAWHRYRGAERFQRVQKVKQALMRQGFSFADIDQFLDNIEE
- a CDS encoding AI-2E family transporter; translated protein: MKNVKGNRLLFWTLEVLLVVAIIYGCTKIDFIFRPIGIFISTIFAPLLIAGFLYYMLNPILELLMKVPITKTKRISRSGGTAIIFVVLLGLIVFLLVSFIPRLVSQIANMASNMPQFAAHQEESLTKLTKHGFLKNINWDPIIAKVQSEYSAYLKTLLAHLSSSAGNIISMAASVVVTIITAPIILFYMLKDGDKLVPSLEKMLPGLSDRHRKQTRILLRKMNQTLSHYIGGQVIECLFVGTFTSIGYFLIGQKYALLLGVFAGFCNLIPYVGPYIGILPALLVAITVSPVQAIWTIVVVIIVQQVDGNFVYPNVIGKSLNIHPLTIIIILLAAGNIAGLLGMILAIPIYAIVKVVIGFFYHIWQLQHDEH